In Gammaproteobacteria bacterium, one genomic interval encodes:
- a CDS encoding PhzF family phenazine biosynthesis protein: MVEFRNKLIESFPIYYVDAFTDQVFSGNPAAVCLLSQWLSDDTLHAIAKENNLPATTFLVRVEDQYEIRWLTPEYELDLCGHGSLSASFIIFNYLEPTWKKVILRSRIEELPMFCNNDLITLNFPSKALESVSLPLLVEGLGFAPNEIYQHKKERCLAIYHSEEEVKHLRPNIQILKKLEHLGITVSAPSKTVDFVSRTFYPKKTIFEDAATGASHCLLAPYWAKRLNKNELHTRQLSARGGEIFCRYQNDRILISGKAVLYMQGAIFIN; the protein is encoded by the coding sequence ATGGTGGAATTTAGAAATAAATTGATAGAAAGTTTCCCTATTTATTATGTAGATGCATTTACCGATCAAGTTTTTTCAGGAAACCCTGCTGCGGTATGTCTTCTATCACAATGGTTGTCTGATGATACTCTTCACGCTATAGCTAAAGAAAATAATTTACCTGCTACTACGTTTTTGGTACGTGTGGAAGATCAATATGAGATTCGATGGCTAACACCTGAATATGAACTTGACCTTTGCGGTCATGGTTCTTTATCAGCAAGTTTTATTATTTTCAATTATCTTGAACCTACATGGAAAAAAGTGATTTTACGATCTCGTATCGAAGAATTACCCATGTTTTGCAACAATGATCTTATCACTTTAAATTTTCCATCGAAGGCTCTTGAAAGTGTTTCCTTACCCCTATTAGTGGAAGGTTTGGGATTTGCACCCAATGAAATATATCAACATAAAAAAGAACGCTGTCTTGCGATCTACCATTCCGAAGAAGAGGTTAAACACTTAAGGCCCAATATACAAATTCTTAAAAAATTGGAGCATCTCGGTATAACTGTGAGTGCACCAAGTAAAACGGTGGATTTTGTTTCTCGCACGTTCTATCCAAAAAAGACCATTTTTGAAGATGCAGCGACTGGCGCCTCGCATTGCTTATTAGCACCTTATTGGGCTAAACGTTTGAATAAAAATGAATTACATACGAGACAACTATCAGCACGAGGTGGTGAAATATTTTGCCGCTATCAAAATGATAGGATCTTGATTAGCGGAAAAGCAGTGTTGTATATGCAAGGCGCTATTTTTATTAATTGA